In the Leptospira sp. WS4.C2 genome, one interval contains:
- a CDS encoding tetratricopeptide repeat protein translates to MNRIIVTLAGFLFIVAGLSTAYYQTNISAKEDQSQVILEKIAEGEEYLKQSNPQSKEKAIAIFSELAGKRGTEKYEFQIKYNQARALEKNSDFYPALDIYKDLKKNPNAKPEEKERLSYSLGNILLKIGNESEGKAHLESVLQSSSDNKLRSKSFLSLGDHFYKTGNFETARKNYTLALQEDPNNTESRIGWGRSLRKLGKDWASFDVFDEYIETADQLAGADEKVVGEYKDSVLKDAKENYTKKNYAKAIELFQKVISVNPAPKKEEEALYYIALSYDAMGKQVESLTYINKVLNNSDYSLDQAALYKKGTIYFRQGKFEKAAGIFQTIVDKYPKNQITDKAIAWKKESLDQFTDHNDLDGTDVSSDSISSKPGSVSNRPDSGSDLEF, encoded by the coding sequence ATGAATCGAATTATTGTAACTTTAGCAGGGTTTTTATTTATTGTTGCAGGCCTTTCCACTGCTTACTATCAAACCAATATTTCTGCAAAAGAAGATCAATCTCAAGTAATTTTAGAAAAAATTGCAGAAGGAGAAGAATACCTAAAACAATCTAACCCACAAAGTAAAGAAAAAGCAATAGCCATCTTTTCTGAGTTAGCAGGGAAACGTGGTACTGAAAAATATGAATTCCAAATCAAATACAATCAAGCAAGAGCTCTGGAGAAAAATTCTGATTTTTATCCAGCACTTGATATTTACAAAGATCTAAAAAAGAATCCAAATGCAAAACCAGAAGAGAAAGAGCGATTAAGTTACTCTCTAGGGAACATACTTTTAAAGATTGGAAATGAGTCAGAAGGAAAGGCTCATTTAGAATCAGTTTTGCAATCAAGTTCTGATAATAAACTAAGATCTAAATCGTTTCTTTCCCTTGGCGATCATTTCTATAAAACTGGAAATTTTGAAACCGCTCGTAAAAATTATACTTTGGCCTTACAGGAAGATCCGAACAATACAGAATCCAGAATTGGTTGGGGAAGGTCACTACGTAAACTCGGAAAAGACTGGGCGTCCTTTGATGTATTTGACGAATACATTGAAACCGCTGACCAGTTGGCTGGTGCGGATGAAAAGGTAGTTGGAGAGTATAAAGATTCTGTTTTAAAAGATGCGAAAGAAAATTATACTAAAAAAAATTATGCGAAAGCTATAGAACTTTTCCAAAAAGTAATTTCAGTCAATCCGGCTCCTAAAAAAGAAGAGGAAGCTTTGTATTACATTGCTTTGTCTTACGATGCCATGGGGAAACAAGTTGAATCCCTCACTTATATCAATAAAGTTTTGAATAACAGTGACTATTCGCTCGACCAAGCTGCATTGTACAAAAAAGGAACCATTTATTTCAGACAAGGTAAGTTTGAAAAAGCTGCCGGTATATTTCAAACGATTGTAGATAAATACCCTAAAAACCAGATTACCGACAAGGCGATTGCATGGAAAAAAGAATCACTAGATCAGTTTACTGACCACAACGATCTAGATGGTACAGATGTATCGTCTGATTCTATTTCATCTAAACCGGGTTCGGTCTCTAACCGACCTGATTCGGGAAGTGATTTAGAGTTTTAG
- a CDS encoding tetratricopeptide repeat protein: MKFSIQLWTAVLLLSLIPVSADSGFEESRYPTIAKAIHASLLPDKKSIRLDWDPPKQEGEIIVARSTVMIDSPEKLYIADSLGRYKASGANATRVFFDYNLKPGTYYYAIVMVADVRRREVKLFSNQNYTVIPVHIAEENGTPVVGQNPDFPAFPADAGIQSMVGGVSGITASIEKRFIRLNWTPPNGAIAGRTLYTVYRSNSPLTSLPLMQKAEKLAELTHPVNSFLDQDLDKSQTLYYGVSVKQVGGEETLPLEDKKSTLRVFYIKQTDKTNAEVIVEESPKKPKQEVASNDTHSDFGGTMHVRGLGYERVGKGAVISWISPEAADETTVYSLYASVKPLNQGAASFGQGSVVKVATVVHPKTNFFIKELKEIDELYFGVTAKSNGIPEDYHLKENVSYFKYDFSKDIAPPEEPNVVAESHPKKEPEKSELYKNEHAVTPADSIPPKENSEPVNDFKEETSATVNYDLGQTDLNQIIKETVIRKKYETAVYRLEEYLKNESNAYLRGKAMFFLGVSALKTGDTKKALKCFLKRETKSYSPSRVEFWTNQTLSQAGRGNL; encoded by the coding sequence ATGAAGTTCTCGATTCAACTCTGGACAGCTGTACTGCTACTCTCACTCATTCCGGTTTCGGCAGACTCTGGATTTGAAGAAAGTCGTTATCCAACTATAGCGAAGGCAATTCATGCAAGCCTCCTACCTGATAAAAAATCGATTCGTTTGGATTGGGATCCACCGAAACAGGAAGGAGAAATCATTGTGGCTCGGTCCACAGTAATGATTGATAGTCCAGAAAAATTATACATTGCCGATTCTCTTGGAAGATACAAAGCATCAGGTGCGAATGCAACTCGAGTTTTTTTTGATTATAATCTAAAACCTGGCACATATTATTACGCAATTGTCATGGTAGCGGACGTTCGTCGTCGTGAAGTAAAACTCTTTTCGAATCAGAATTATACGGTGATTCCCGTCCATATAGCAGAAGAAAATGGAACTCCTGTTGTTGGGCAAAATCCTGATTTCCCAGCTTTTCCTGCTGATGCAGGAATCCAATCGATGGTGGGAGGCGTATCAGGAATTACTGCCAGTATCGAGAAAAGATTTATACGTTTGAATTGGACACCACCAAACGGTGCTATCGCGGGAAGAACCTTATACACTGTTTATAGATCCAATTCGCCGCTTACAAGTTTACCGTTGATGCAAAAAGCTGAAAAATTGGCGGAACTCACTCATCCAGTGAATTCTTTTTTGGACCAAGATTTGGATAAATCCCAAACTCTTTATTACGGGGTTTCCGTAAAACAAGTGGGGGGCGAAGAAACATTACCCCTGGAGGATAAAAAGTCCACCTTGCGAGTGTTCTATATTAAACAAACGGACAAAACCAACGCAGAAGTGATTGTGGAAGAATCTCCCAAAAAACCAAAACAGGAAGTTGCATCAAATGATACACACTCTGATTTCGGCGGTACAATGCATGTTAGGGGACTTGGTTATGAAAGAGTGGGGAAAGGTGCTGTGATTAGTTGGATCAGTCCAGAAGCTGCAGACGAAACCACTGTATATAGTTTGTATGCATCGGTGAAACCACTAAACCAAGGAGCTGCTTCTTTTGGCCAAGGTTCTGTTGTGAAAGTAGCAACAGTGGTTCATCCCAAAACTAATTTTTTTATCAAAGAATTAAAAGAAATCGACGAACTCTATTTTGGTGTAACAGCAAAATCTAATGGAATTCCAGAAGATTATCACTTAAAAGAAAATGTATCTTACTTTAAATATGATTTTTCAAAGGACATAGCTCCCCCAGAAGAACCGAACGTAGTTGCTGAGTCGCATCCGAAAAAAGAACCAGAAAAATCTGAACTTTATAAAAATGAACATGCCGTAACTCCTGCAGATAGCATTCCTCCGAAAGAAAATTCGGAACCGGTGAATGATTTTAAGGAAGAAACATCGGCTACTGTGAATTATGATTTGGGTCAAACGGATCTAAATCAAATCATCAAAGAAACGGTGATTAGAAAAAAATATGAAACAGCTGTGTATCGGTTGGAAGAATATTTAAAGAATGAATCAAATGCATACTTAAGAGGAAAGGCTATGTTTTTTCTTGGGGTGAGTGCTTTGAAAACTGGTGATACAAAAAAAGCACTCAAATGTTTTTTGAAAAGGGAAACTAAATCCTATTCACCATCTCGAGTTGAATTTTGGACGAATCAGACCTTGAGTCAGGCGGGTAGAGGGAATTTATGA
- a CDS encoding class I SAM-dependent methyltransferase: MSETEYYRSQRYQEYLLSSHRREVCPPEDVYAFFNWKGLNNLVDFGSGLGFYFQEFRKWFPHVWIWAAECQQEIIDMILRRKLLEGIEQLTPFHMDQSDHPLLPEWVPVPEIIFASLTLSTFPNPGLAMDGLIRSMKSGGRLFIIDWSKTESGFGPKINEKISMDKMKFLAEEYKLEVTKSGRISEHFYGMEVKASSNFIYGYYDLKEEEDEDTAVFKQ, from the coding sequence ATGTCCGAAACGGAATACTACCGTTCCCAAAGGTACCAGGAATATTTACTCTCGAGCCATAGAAGAGAGGTCTGTCCCCCGGAAGATGTGTATGCATTTTTTAATTGGAAGGGCCTAAACAACCTAGTGGATTTTGGGAGTGGGCTTGGGTTCTACTTCCAGGAATTTCGAAAGTGGTTTCCCCATGTTTGGATCTGGGCTGCCGAATGCCAACAAGAGATCATCGATATGATCTTACGCCGTAAACTCCTGGAAGGAATCGAACAACTCACCCCTTTCCATATGGACCAATCCGACCACCCCCTCCTCCCGGAATGGGTTCCCGTTCCCGAAATTATTTTTGCATCCCTAACTCTATCCACATTCCCAAACCCTGGTTTGGCGATGGATGGCCTCATCCGCTCCATGAAATCGGGAGGCCGGTTATTTATTATCGATTGGTCTAAAACCGAATCTGGTTTTGGTCCCAAAATCAATGAAAAGATATCCATGGACAAAATGAAATTCTTGGCAGAAGAATACAAATTGGAAGTCACCAAATCTGGCCGGATCTCCGAACATTTTTATGGAATGGAAGTAAAGGCAAGTTCCAACTTCATTTATGGATACTACGACCTCAAAGAAGAAGAGGACGAAGATACGGCAGTCTTCAAACAATAA
- a CDS encoding UvrD-helicase domain-containing protein, with the protein MWSDEQKEIILSNHPIKQVIAGAGSGKTATMVGLLEEREKEKTIPPENTLIVTFTKKATKEFKERCHKKNLSSKYHISTFHAFCYFALKHYDSSKNWSRYKLLSDSKKWEITKEFLSPLQFAIGGIPFPILFKNQGKVFRELSLDGYETFQSTFQLWKEKNHYFEFDDLIFSFLRFLDTKSADAVKERWKALIIDEFQDTDEVQLQIIQKMNFGSITVVGDDWQAIYGFRGATPKPFLEFPNHFPGVVQYFLSTNYRSKESIIRSSLLPLKHNKDKIEKQVQTFRKEKGTFRVERIKDTESRPMEIWREWCGKDPKSIILTRSNFRKQEWIERGVPQNQVMTIHSAKGLEFETVLLDLVLGWSEGETEINEAEERRILYVGLSRAKDNLVLLIADSSKPKRLADRMSGDFSFRNRLRNRTLRWVRLW; encoded by the coding sequence ATGTGGAGTGACGAACAAAAGGAAATTATTCTTTCAAATCATCCCATCAAACAAGTGATTGCTGGTGCTGGGTCTGGAAAAACTGCCACGATGGTAGGACTTTTGGAAGAAAGGGAAAAAGAAAAAACCATCCCTCCCGAAAATACCCTCATAGTCACTTTTACCAAAAAAGCCACAAAGGAATTTAAAGAACGGTGTCATAAAAAAAATCTCTCATCAAAGTATCATATTTCCACCTTTCACGCGTTTTGCTATTTTGCATTAAAACACTATGATAGTTCCAAAAATTGGTCTCGTTACAAACTCCTTAGTGATTCAAAAAAATGGGAAATCACAAAGGAATTTCTTTCTCCTCTCCAATTTGCGATTGGTGGGATTCCCTTTCCCATCCTTTTCAAAAATCAGGGAAAAGTTTTCCGGGAACTATCCTTGGATGGATATGAAACCTTCCAGTCTACTTTCCAACTCTGGAAAGAAAAAAATCATTACTTCGAATTTGATGATTTAATCTTTTCTTTCCTTCGATTTTTGGACACAAAATCTGCGGATGCTGTGAAAGAAAGATGGAAGGCACTGATCATTGATGAGTTCCAAGATACAGATGAAGTGCAACTGCAGATCATACAAAAAATGAATTTTGGGTCCATCACTGTTGTGGGTGATGATTGGCAGGCAATTTACGGATTTCGCGGAGCCACTCCCAAACCATTTTTAGAATTTCCAAATCATTTCCCAGGTGTAGTTCAATATTTTCTTTCCACTAACTATCGTTCTAAGGAATCCATCATTCGTTCTTCTCTCCTTCCCTTAAAACACAACAAAGACAAAATCGAGAAACAAGTCCAAACTTTCCGCAAAGAAAAAGGAACCTTTCGAGTGGAGCGCATCAAAGATACAGAATCAAGGCCCATGGAGATTTGGAGGGAATGGTGTGGAAAAGATCCAAAATCAATCATCCTCACTCGAAGCAATTTTAGGAAACAAGAATGGATCGAAAGGGGAGTTCCACAAAACCAGGTGATGACGATCCATAGCGCCAAAGGTTTGGAATTCGAAACCGTCCTCCTTGACTTGGTCCTTGGTTGGAGCGAAGGCGAAACGGAAATCAACGAAGCAGAAGAACGAAGAATACTCTACGTGGGTCTTTCCAGAGCAAAAGACAATTTGGTTCTCTTAATCGCAGATTCCTCAAAGCCCAAACGACTCGCTGATCGAATGAGTGGGGATTTTTCATTCAGGAACCGATTGAGAAATCGTACTTTACGGTGGGTTCGGCTCTGGTGA
- a CDS encoding lipase: protein MIQNWKRWGAIVLFFPFVLLSLELILRLSNPPALRYYRDVKLLHAYHPEYGVALEPNESRFVRHYADLWQGQFTTNSLGLRGLEEPIPGKPKLLCLGDSLVMGFGVSDADTFCSLLGGFEEKGMVYQSLNLGVDAYGSLGSYKRLKDMSTKIDNIQTVLFFISPNDFTMPEELRAQGVLPDDENDALHENDPVWKKNFRLQFELTRVSYLLQALKLAYEQTKVKVAQTKYLVSADTEQLSTSPLVYLRETFFLPVKQQKCDDAAEFICPTPLQNLNVVCSDTPIDPNSLEPLPETTTRAYDLMVHLSKEKGYQFVPVILPMQIEEVYCRQLGKFNSLGTYAMRAKRYLESKGVKTLDILPYTDKMCGREFTYHGQTKKAGIQDYYIPGDGHLTKLGNLWAAESISHALKERK from the coding sequence ATGATTCAAAACTGGAAACGATGGGGAGCCATTGTCCTATTTTTCCCGTTCGTCTTGCTGTCTTTGGAATTGATTTTGCGCCTTTCCAATCCGCCTGCCTTACGTTACTACCGCGATGTCAAACTCCTTCATGCTTACCATCCTGAATACGGGGTGGCCTTAGAGCCCAATGAAAGTCGCTTTGTCCGCCACTATGCTGACTTATGGCAGGGCCAGTTCACAACCAATTCGCTTGGCCTTCGAGGACTCGAAGAACCAATTCCTGGAAAACCCAAACTCCTTTGCCTAGGTGATAGTTTGGTGATGGGATTTGGTGTTTCGGATGCAGATACTTTTTGTTCTCTGCTCGGCGGATTTGAAGAGAAAGGTATGGTTTACCAAAGTCTCAATTTGGGTGTGGATGCTTACGGATCTCTCGGGTCTTACAAAAGGCTAAAAGACATGTCTACAAAAATTGACAACATCCAAACCGTTTTATTTTTTATCTCACCCAATGACTTCACGATGCCAGAAGAACTTCGTGCCCAAGGCGTTCTACCCGATGACGAAAACGATGCACTCCACGAAAATGATCCCGTATGGAAAAAAAACTTCCGACTTCAATTTGAACTGACTAGGGTTTCTTATTTATTACAAGCTCTGAAACTTGCTTATGAACAAACAAAAGTTAAGGTAGCACAAACCAAGTATTTAGTTTCTGCAGATACAGAACAACTTTCGACCTCTCCTTTGGTTTACTTACGAGAAACTTTTTTTCTTCCCGTCAAACAACAAAAATGCGACGACGCAGCTGAATTTATTTGTCCCACCCCTTTACAAAACTTAAATGTAGTTTGTTCGGATACTCCCATTGATCCAAATTCCCTAGAACCACTTCCGGAAACCACGACTAGGGCTTATGATTTAATGGTTCACCTATCGAAAGAGAAAGGTTATCAGTTTGTTCCCGTTATCCTTCCCATGCAGATAGAAGAAGTGTATTGTAGGCAACTGGGAAAATTCAACTCTCTAGGAACCTATGCTATGCGTGCCAAACGTTATCTGGAATCCAAAGGTGTGAAAACACTCGATATCCTTCCTTATACGGACAAAATGTGCGGTCGCGAATTTACCTACCATGGACAAACAAAAAAAGCGGGGATCCAAGACTATTACATCCCTGGTGATGGCCACCTAACTAAGTTAGGGAATTTATGGGCTGCTGAATCCATCAGTCATGCCTTAAAGGAAAGAAAATAA
- a CDS encoding MBOAT family protein produces the protein MLFNSVHYLIFAPVVILVYFLIPKRFQGLWLFIVSLYFYAIFRIPFLILLVFSFVITKLAVDYMEFASSKAKKLFWLNVAVWSNLSLLFVFKYLDFSITVWNQTFSLTPCDPEFVQKSGILLPMGISFFTLQAVSYAVDVYKGVVVRAKSIFHFGLFLAFFPQLVAGPILRASDVLHQFLDSKDFTKENLKQGLKQLFWGIFKKTFIADPVSYVIDPMYANPTEYNWIAMWMAASLFAVQIYCDFSGYSDIAIGTARILGFHIPKNFDRPFLSGTLSELWRRWHISFSSWLRDYVYITLGGNRRGEIMAYVNLFLTTFVSGIWHGADWTFVFWGTLHSTMMVVEKFVFKFETMRTAWNRVPRSIQPIYPVGVFVLSCFFFRAKATPEVPTGMGITKIMLERAFTGANGSFPQMSVSLVILVGFLFLVDILQDRNEDRFAFITDNLYFLIPTCILLYITSFIIYSVTVSSPFLYFQF, from the coding sequence ATGCTTTTTAATTCCGTTCACTATTTAATTTTTGCACCCGTAGTCATCCTGGTTTATTTCCTTATCCCCAAACGATTCCAAGGGCTTTGGTTATTCATTGTTAGTCTGTACTTTTATGCCATTTTTAGGATTCCTTTTCTTATCCTTTTGGTTTTTTCTTTTGTCATCACTAAACTTGCTGTCGACTATATGGAGTTCGCTTCTTCAAAAGCAAAAAAACTCTTTTGGTTGAATGTTGCCGTCTGGAGCAATTTAAGTTTACTTTTTGTTTTTAAGTATTTGGATTTTTCTATCACAGTTTGGAACCAAACTTTTTCTCTGACTCCTTGTGATCCCGAATTTGTGCAAAAGTCTGGGATTTTACTTCCCATGGGGATTAGTTTTTTCACCTTACAAGCAGTATCTTATGCTGTGGATGTTTACAAAGGTGTGGTGGTTAGGGCCAAGTCCATTTTTCATTTCGGCCTCTTCCTCGCATTTTTTCCCCAACTTGTGGCAGGTCCCATCTTACGTGCGAGTGATGTCCTCCATCAGTTTTTAGATTCCAAAGATTTCACAAAAGAAAACCTCAAACAAGGTTTAAAACAACTCTTTTGGGGAATCTTCAAAAAGACCTTCATTGCCGATCCCGTATCTTATGTGATCGATCCCATGTATGCCAATCCCACGGAATACAATTGGATTGCGATGTGGATGGCCGCCTCACTATTTGCAGTACAAATCTATTGTGATTTTTCCGGATACTCTGACATTGCAATTGGTACGGCAAGGATCCTTGGATTTCATATTCCGAAGAACTTTGATCGGCCCTTTTTATCAGGAACACTCAGTGAACTTTGGAGGCGTTGGCATATTTCCTTTAGTTCTTGGTTACGAGACTATGTATACATCACTCTCGGTGGAAACAGAAGGGGTGAAATTATGGCCTATGTGAATCTTTTTCTCACAACCTTTGTTTCGGGAATTTGGCATGGTGCCGATTGGACTTTTGTTTTTTGGGGAACTCTCCATTCGACAATGATGGTGGTCGAAAAGTTTGTTTTCAAATTTGAAACCATGCGGACTGCCTGGAATCGGGTTCCAAGAAGCATTCAACCCATATATCCAGTCGGTGTTTTTGTATTGTCTTGTTTTTTCTTTCGAGCCAAGGCGACTCCAGAAGTTCCGACAGGAATGGGGATCACCAAAATTATGTTAGAACGTGCTTTTACTGGAGCAAACGGGTCTTTTCCACAAATGAGTGTTAGTTTGGTGATCTTAGTTGGATTTTTGTTTTTAGTGGACATCCTTCAAGACAGAAACGAAGACCGGTTTGCCTTTATCACAGACAATCTCTACTTTCTAATTCCTACTTGTATATTACTCTATATCACTTCGTTTATTATTTATAGTGTAACCGTATCAAGCCCTTTCCTCTACTTCCAATTCTAA
- a CDS encoding LemA family protein — protein sequence MTRMFRTVFLVSLMAILLTNCGYNRIQELDEEVTASWAEVLNQYKRRADLVPNLVSAVKGFANQEKDIMKGIADARARIGSIQATPELVNNPESLKQFDQAQGQLGSALSRLLMIQENYPQLKSDQHFSDLMAQLEGTENRITVARNRFIKSTKEYNIYIRQFPAVLTAKAFGYASKATFTVEDQKTIENAPKVEF from the coding sequence ATGACAAGAATGTTTCGAACCGTTTTTCTAGTTTCCCTTATGGCAATACTACTTACCAACTGTGGGTACAACCGTATCCAAGAATTGGATGAAGAAGTCACTGCTTCTTGGGCAGAAGTTCTCAACCAATACAAAAGAAGAGCTGACTTAGTTCCCAATTTGGTCTCTGCAGTCAAAGGATTTGCAAATCAAGAAAAAGATATTATGAAAGGGATTGCTGATGCGAGAGCCAGAATTGGTTCTATCCAAGCAACTCCGGAACTTGTAAACAATCCAGAAAGTTTAAAACAATTTGACCAAGCACAAGGCCAGTTGGGTTCCGCATTGTCTAGACTTCTAATGATCCAAGAAAACTACCCACAATTAAAATCAGACCAACACTTTTCTGATTTGATGGCACAGTTGGAAGGAACAGAAAACAGAATCACTGTAGCAAGGAATCGATTTATCAAATCAACCAAAGAATACAATATATACATTCGCCAATTCCCTGCGGTTCTCACTGCTAAAGCATTTGGTTATGCTTCCAAAGCAACCTTTACAGTAGAAGACCAAAAAACAATTGAGAATGCGCCAAAAGTAGAATTCTAA
- a CDS encoding DUF1343 domain-containing protein translates to MKFLKNINKLSGCKAAILTNQSAFGFHGKYHFQTYAEIFDLKTIFLPEHGLFAELQDQVSGDELHYLFGGMQIVNLYGKEEKSLIPPRDTLINVDVVIIDIKDVGSRYYTFLTTAYYILGELSRLKKETGKAPLFLVVDSPNPIGKKLEGTPLQKEFESFVGVPAVLHRHGLTPGGLLSYYNEAFQLKVDVVVVPVGVIHPKSLSHLEWVPPSPNIPTQNTCLVYPGMCLLEGTNLSEGRGTTKPFETFGAPYLVGKSKDELDKRMLSHQPGTYLLRNLRFLPTFHKYVGSICEGYQLMVLKPKQFHSLYFVLYFLKQLAELFPSDFEYLKGVYEFRSDRPAIELLAGDVTLLDYLNGKHSDSDLEIYLKESEKRWAKAIKPFRY, encoded by the coding sequence ATGAAGTTTTTAAAAAACATAAATAAGCTAAGCGGCTGTAAGGCGGCCATTCTTACCAACCAAAGTGCTTTTGGTTTTCATGGAAAGTATCACTTCCAAACCTATGCGGAAATTTTTGATCTAAAAACCATTTTTTTACCGGAACATGGACTTTTTGCTGAGTTACAAGACCAGGTCAGCGGGGATGAACTGCATTACCTATTCGGTGGTATGCAGATTGTAAACCTGTATGGAAAGGAAGAGAAAAGTCTAATTCCGCCTCGGGATACGTTGATCAATGTTGATGTAGTCATTATTGATATCAAAGACGTGGGTTCTCGTTATTATACTTTTTTAACTACCGCTTATTATATATTAGGTGAGCTTTCGCGGTTAAAAAAAGAAACGGGAAAGGCCCCATTATTTTTGGTGGTGGATTCTCCCAATCCCATCGGTAAAAAACTAGAAGGCACACCCCTACAAAAAGAGTTTGAGTCCTTTGTGGGAGTACCAGCTGTCCTACATAGACATGGACTGACTCCTGGGGGACTGTTATCCTATTATAATGAGGCTTTTCAGTTGAAAGTGGATGTAGTGGTTGTACCTGTAGGTGTGATCCATCCAAAATCATTATCGCACTTGGAGTGGGTTCCTCCATCCCCCAATATTCCTACACAAAATACTTGTTTGGTGTATCCGGGAATGTGTTTGTTAGAAGGGACGAATCTTTCGGAAGGAAGGGGAACTACAAAACCCTTTGAAACCTTCGGTGCTCCATACTTAGTCGGTAAATCAAAAGACGAATTAGACAAACGAATGTTGTCCCACCAACCGGGAACCTATCTTTTGCGGAACTTACGTTTTTTGCCCACCTTTCATAAATATGTTGGTTCGATTTGTGAAGGATACCAATTGATGGTTTTGAAACCAAAACAGTTCCACTCCCTTTATTTTGTTTTATATTTTTTAAAACAACTGGCGGAATTGTTTCCAAGCGATTTTGAATATTTGAAAGGAGTGTATGAATTCCGTTCGGACAGGCCTGCCATCGAACTTCTTGCGGGGGATGTCACTCTTTTAGACTATTTGAACGGAAAACATTCCGATTCTGACCTGGAAATCTATTTAAAGGAATCAGAAAAACGTTGGGCGAAAGCGATAAAACCCTTTCGTTACTAA
- a CDS encoding prephenate dehydrogenase: MNLTRVLIYGMGLMGGSLALSLRKKFPDVHITAVVRSEKSKTTILSKDLAHEVYLLSEFLSPDWTNYDLVVFSTPVESILQIIPTLPKSGNTIFMDLGSTKETIVSAVERYFGNETHHYISTHPMCGSEQAGPEAAVPDLYVDKLCILTSPKSASNASLEWVRVFWESIGSWTMEMDSKSHDETLANLSHLPHVISTILVNVAGSNATTMREVMGIPKPITGGGFRDMSRIAGSNPDMWISIFKENKDFLYQSIDDFIHQLTEFRDLLKPDHPFDEEKIRKLWELALLNKEQIRKSK, translated from the coding sequence ATGAACCTTACTAGAGTTTTGATTTATGGCATGGGGCTTATGGGTGGCTCTCTTGCCCTTTCGTTACGCAAAAAATTTCCAGATGTTCACATCACGGCCGTAGTCCGTTCTGAAAAAAGTAAAACCACGATTCTATCCAAAGACCTTGCACACGAAGTTTATTTGTTATCGGAGTTTTTGTCACCTGATTGGACGAACTACGATTTGGTGGTCTTTAGCACCCCTGTGGAATCCATTCTGCAAATCATTCCCACTTTACCCAAATCGGGAAACACCATCTTTATGGATTTAGGATCCACCAAAGAAACCATTGTGTCTGCGGTAGAGAGATATTTCGGGAACGAAACACATCATTATATTTCGACCCATCCCATGTGCGGGTCGGAACAGGCGGGCCCAGAGGCAGCAGTCCCTGATCTTTATGTAGATAAACTCTGTATTCTTACCAGTCCAAAATCAGCATCTAACGCTAGTTTGGAGTGGGTGCGTGTATTTTGGGAATCGATAGGCTCTTGGACTATGGAGATGGATTCAAAATCTCACGATGAAACCTTGGCAAATTTGTCCCATCTTCCGCATGTGATCTCCACCATTCTTGTGAATGTGGCGGGTTCCAATGCCACAACCATGAGAGAGGTGATGGGAATTCCAAAACCAATCACAGGTGGTGGGTTTCGGGATATGTCAAGGATTGCTGGATCCAATCCCGATATGTGGATTTCCATTTTCAAAGAAAATAAAGATTTTTTGTACCAGTCGATTGATGATTTCATTCACCAATTGACTGAGTTTCGTGATTTGTTGAAACCTGATCATCCTTTTGATGAAGAAAAAATTCGAAAACTTTGGGAATTGGCATTGTTAAACAAAGAACAGATTCGAAAGTCAAAATGA